A genomic stretch from Methylorubrum extorquens includes:
- the soxD gene encoding sarcosine oxidase, delta subunit (Evidence 2a : Function from experimental evidences in other organisms; PubMedId : 15914915, 7543100, 15922624; Product type e : enzyme): MLLIACPHCGKRPETEFRCGGQAHIARPTDPMTVDDGAWSEHLFVRANPKGVHAERWCHVHGCGRWFNALRDTISDRFVETYPMGAKPTQSTQSETRA; encoded by the coding sequence ATGCTGCTGATCGCCTGCCCCCATTGCGGCAAACGCCCCGAGACCGAGTTCCGGTGCGGCGGCCAAGCCCATATCGCGCGGCCCACCGACCCGATGACCGTCGATGACGGCGCCTGGAGCGAGCACCTGTTCGTGCGCGCCAACCCCAAGGGCGTGCATGCCGAGCGCTGGTGCCACGTCCACGGCTGCGGGCGCTGGTTCAACGCCCTGCGCGACACGATCAGCGACCGCTTCGTCGAGACTTATCCGATGGGGGCGAAGCCCACCCAATCCACCCAGAGCGAGACGAGGGCGTGA
- the soxB gene encoding sarcosine oxidase, beta subunit (Evidence 2a : Function from experimental evidences in other organisms; PubMedId : 7692961, 8611516, 9485355, 15922624; Product type e : enzyme) codes for MRRFSLTSLLSESLRGHTGWGRQWRAPEPKPRYDVVIVGGGGHGLATAYYLATVHGITNVAVLEKGWIGGGNTGRNTTIIRSNYLYDESAAMYEHALKLWEGLSQELNYNIMFSQRGVLMLAHNIHDVQSFKRHVYANRLNGIDNEWLSKEECKEFCPPLDISGSLRYPVLGGALQRRAGTARHDAVAWGYARGADNRGVDIIQNCEVTGIRRDASGAAVGVETSRGFIGAGRIGVVAAGHTSTLMSMAGVSMPLESYPLQALVSEPVKPCFPCVVMSNAVHAYLSQSDKGELVIGAGTDQYTSYSQQGGLHITTHTLDAICELFPQFTRMRMLRSWGGIVDVTPDRSPIIGKTPVPNLFVNCGWGTGGFKATPGSGHVFAHTLATAEPHAINAPFTLDRFRTGRLIDEAAAAAVAH; via the coding sequence ATGCGCCGCTTCTCCCTCACGTCGCTGCTCTCCGAATCCCTGCGGGGCCATACCGGCTGGGGCCGCCAGTGGCGTGCCCCCGAGCCCAAGCCCCGCTACGACGTCGTCATCGTCGGCGGCGGCGGCCATGGCCTCGCGACCGCCTATTATCTTGCCACCGTGCACGGCATCACCAACGTGGCGGTGCTGGAGAAGGGATGGATCGGCGGCGGCAATACCGGTCGCAACACCACGATCATCCGCTCCAACTACCTCTACGACGAGAGCGCGGCGATGTACGAGCACGCGCTCAAGCTCTGGGAGGGGCTCAGCCAGGAGCTGAACTACAACATCATGTTCTCCCAGCGCGGCGTGTTGATGCTCGCGCACAACATCCACGACGTTCAGAGCTTCAAGCGCCACGTCTACGCCAACCGCCTCAATGGCATCGACAACGAGTGGCTCTCGAAGGAAGAGTGCAAGGAATTCTGCCCGCCGCTCGATATCTCCGGAAGCCTTCGCTACCCCGTCCTCGGCGGCGCGCTCCAGCGCCGGGCCGGCACCGCCCGCCACGACGCGGTGGCCTGGGGCTATGCCCGCGGCGCCGACAACCGCGGCGTCGATATCATCCAGAATTGTGAGGTCACCGGCATCCGCCGCGATGCCTCCGGCGCGGCGGTGGGCGTCGAGACGAGCCGCGGCTTCATCGGCGCCGGCCGGATCGGCGTGGTCGCCGCCGGCCACACCTCGACCCTGATGTCGATGGCCGGCGTATCGATGCCGCTGGAGAGCTACCCGCTCCAGGCTTTGGTCTCCGAGCCGGTCAAGCCGTGCTTCCCCTGCGTGGTGATGTCGAACGCGGTCCACGCCTACCTGTCGCAATCCGACAAGGGCGAACTGGTGATCGGTGCGGGCACCGACCAGTACACCTCCTACAGCCAGCAGGGCGGTCTCCACATCACCACCCACACGCTCGACGCGATCTGCGAGCTGTTCCCGCAATTCACCCGGATGCGGATGCTGCGCTCCTGGGGCGGCATCGTCGACGTGACACCGGACCGTTCGCCGATCATCGGCAAGACACCGGTGCCGAACCTGTTCGTCAATTGCGGCTGGGGCACCGGCGGCTTCAAGGCGACGCCGGGCTCGGGCCACGTCTTCGCGCACACGCTCGCGACGGCTGAGCCGCACGCGATCAACGCGCCCTTCACCCTCGACCGGTTCCGCACCGGGCGCCTCATCGACGAGGCCGCCGCCGCGGCCGTCGCGCACTGA
- a CDS encoding transcriptional regulator, AraC family (Evidence 2b : Function from indirect experimental evidences (e.g. phenotypes); Product type r : regulator) yields the protein MTIAAGATCPAGVTAASEAVTGRAISVGFMLVDRFSMIAFSSAIEPLRLANRAVGRDLYRFSLWSEDGTKCTASNGIEVKVAGRFCDAQDFDMLVVCGGIDIQHPDHRALHSALRRCSARGAAIGAVCTGTYVLAKAGLLDGYRATIHWENLPGLVSEHDGLEIGSDLFEIDRNRFTCAGGTAAADMMLSLIVRDHGPSVASEVADQLIHHRIRESGERQRMDLRMRLGVSHPKLLRVVGLMETSLAEPLGSQELADAVQLSTRQLERLFLKYLGRSPAKHYLRIRLEHARNLIRQTAMPLLSVAFECGFTSASHFSKAYLDCFGQPPSAERKLVQTQGGVRA from the coding sequence ATGACGATCGCGGCCGGGGCCACATGCCCGGCAGGTGTTACTGCGGCGAGCGAGGCCGTGACCGGGAGAGCCATCTCCGTCGGTTTCATGCTGGTCGATCGCTTCTCGATGATCGCCTTCTCCTCGGCGATCGAGCCCCTGCGGCTCGCCAACCGCGCGGTCGGCCGCGATCTCTACCGCTTCTCGCTGTGGTCGGAGGACGGCACCAAGTGCACTGCCTCGAACGGGATCGAGGTCAAGGTCGCGGGCCGCTTCTGCGATGCGCAGGATTTCGACATGCTGGTCGTGTGCGGCGGCATCGACATCCAGCATCCGGATCACCGCGCCCTCCATTCGGCCCTACGCCGATGCAGCGCCCGCGGGGCGGCGATCGGCGCGGTCTGCACGGGCACCTACGTGTTGGCCAAAGCCGGCCTCCTCGACGGCTACCGGGCGACGATCCACTGGGAGAACCTGCCGGGCCTCGTCTCGGAGCATGACGGGCTGGAGATCGGCTCGGACCTGTTCGAGATCGACCGCAACCGCTTTACCTGCGCCGGCGGCACCGCGGCGGCCGACATGATGCTGTCGCTGATCGTGCGCGACCACGGGCCGAGCGTGGCCTCGGAGGTCGCCGACCAGCTCATCCATCATCGCATCCGCGAATCCGGCGAACGCCAGCGGATGGACCTGCGCATGCGCCTCGGGGTCTCGCACCCGAAACTGCTGCGGGTGGTGGGACTGATGGAAACCTCCCTCGCCGAGCCGCTCGGCAGTCAGGAACTCGCCGACGCGGTGCAGCTCTCGACCCGCCAACTCGAACGGCTGTTCCTGAAATATCTCGGCCGCTCACCGGCCAAGCACTATCTGCGCATCCGCCTGGAACACGCCCGCAACCTGATCCGGCAGACGGCGATGCCGCTGCTCTCGGTGGCGTTCGAGTGTGGCTTCACCTCGGCCTCGCACTTCTCGAAGGCCTATCTCGACTGCTTCGGCCAGCCGCCGAGCGCCGAGCGGAAGCTGGTGCAGACGCAAGGCGGCGTGCGCGCCTGA
- a CDS encoding conserved protein of unknown function; putative exported protein (Evidence 4 : Unknown function but conserved in other organisms), which translates to MTANGLAAALVACAAGVMLCPSTAAAQTQGPVEVNAEPSQANSEQPIAVPDPRYAPESRSNFDLGPPKGKTDSGTFTFGGAIRARYDWRFDDASRGGVRKARENFDFDTLAFKATYDSDTIFGSAQYRFYGGSSIYGPRSGYRGNPGEVSYPMWAYVGYKFTPEDSITAGINQAPFGLTPYFGTSFLETLGFTMGLEEVYNLGVKFSHVEPDFNYQVGFYPGSAPNAFGLSPDSARYSTAIVRADPYVTFGTNNAEQNMFIGRAEYFVLKNDDVSLAFGASIWHSDIYNFDTRQIGTKQLEGLHALGTYGPWGFKAIYVRQDIDPRNPFRNDLVTVGGFDFSYNLAARGNFVSAEVTYKVPDPIGPFTVVPFAGFSAFYKDKANFRASERFTLGGAWTLTADPNLIIYTEAAIGRNDPYVGVGEFNNGLAQGGENRFKSRFIMNIGYYF; encoded by the coding sequence ATGACGGCGAACGGTTTGGCGGCTGCCCTTGTGGCATGTGCCGCGGGGGTCATGCTGTGCCCATCGACAGCCGCTGCGCAGACGCAGGGCCCGGTCGAGGTCAATGCCGAGCCCAGTCAAGCCAACAGCGAGCAGCCGATTGCCGTCCCCGATCCGCGCTATGCACCCGAATCCCGCAGCAATTTCGATCTGGGGCCGCCGAAGGGCAAGACCGACTCGGGCACCTTCACCTTCGGCGGCGCCATCCGCGCCCGCTACGATTGGCGTTTCGACGATGCCAGCCGCGGCGGCGTGCGCAAGGCGCGGGAAAATTTCGACTTCGATACCCTCGCGTTCAAGGCCACCTACGATTCCGATACGATCTTCGGCTCGGCGCAGTACCGGTTCTACGGCGGCAGCTCGATCTACGGCCCGCGCAGCGGCTATCGCGGCAATCCGGGCGAGGTGAGCTACCCGATGTGGGCCTATGTCGGCTACAAGTTCACGCCGGAAGACAGCATCACCGCCGGCATCAACCAGGCCCCCTTCGGCCTGACCCCGTATTTCGGGACGAGCTTCCTTGAAACCCTCGGCTTCACCATGGGCCTGGAGGAAGTGTACAATCTCGGCGTCAAGTTCTCGCATGTCGAGCCGGACTTCAACTATCAGGTCGGGTTCTATCCGGGCTCCGCCCCTAACGCCTTCGGCCTGAGCCCGGACAGCGCGCGCTACTCCACCGCGATCGTCCGGGCCGACCCCTACGTCACGTTCGGAACCAACAACGCCGAACAAAACATGTTCATCGGCCGGGCGGAGTACTTCGTTCTCAAGAACGATGACGTCTCGCTCGCCTTCGGCGCCTCGATCTGGCACTCGGACATCTACAATTTCGACACGCGCCAGATCGGCACCAAGCAGCTCGAAGGTCTGCACGCACTCGGCACCTACGGTCCCTGGGGCTTCAAGGCGATCTATGTCCGCCAGGACATCGACCCGCGAAACCCCTTCCGCAACGATCTCGTCACGGTCGGCGGCTTCGACTTCTCGTACAACCTCGCGGCGCGCGGCAATTTCGTCTCGGCGGAAGTGACCTACAAGGTGCCCGATCCGATCGGCCCGTTCACCGTGGTGCCCTTCGCCGGCTTCAGTGCCTTCTACAAGGACAAGGCAAACTTCCGGGCCAGCGAGCGCTTCACGCTGGGCGGCGCCTGGACCCTGACCGCCGATCCGAACCTGATCATCTACACCGAGGCCGCCATCGGCCGGAACGACCCCTATGTCGGCGTCGGAGAGTTCAACAACGGCCTCGCCCAGGGCGGAGAGAACCGCTTCAAGTCGCGATTCATCATGAACATCGGCTATTATTTTTAG
- the proX gene encoding glycine/betaine/proline transporter, Substrate-binding periplasmic component of ABC transporter (Evidence 2b : Function from indirect experimental evidences (e.g. phenotypes); Product type t : transporter) gives MRVPILGVIACLALAQTPAEAAGKQVRLAYVEWADAVVATNILKLVLEEKGYQVKTIPLAAAAMWQSVATGDADASVAAWLPVTQGAYYEKLKNRIDLIGPNVTGARIGWAVPATSSLNSIEDLATKASEVDGKVIGIDPGAGVMKSSEAAIKAYGLKVKLLDGSDATMTSALKDAVRQKKDVVVTAWTPHWMFARYDLKYLADPKKSFGEAESVNTLARKGLKDDLPEVYAILQKFKLTIKDEEAVMAENEEKGAKPEATAAKWIAQNRATVDGWLK, from the coding sequence ATGCGTGTACCGATACTTGGGGTGATCGCCTGCCTCGCGCTGGCCCAGACGCCGGCCGAGGCAGCCGGCAAGCAGGTTCGGCTCGCCTATGTGGAATGGGCCGACGCCGTGGTCGCCACCAACATCCTCAAGCTCGTCCTTGAGGAAAAAGGCTACCAAGTGAAGACGATTCCGCTCGCGGCGGCGGCCATGTGGCAGTCGGTGGCGACCGGCGACGCGGATGCGAGCGTCGCGGCCTGGCTCCCCGTCACGCAGGGCGCCTATTACGAAAAACTAAAGAACCGCATCGACCTGATCGGCCCGAACGTCACGGGGGCGCGGATCGGCTGGGCCGTGCCCGCCACGTCGTCCCTCAACTCAATCGAGGATCTGGCGACCAAGGCCTCCGAGGTCGACGGCAAGGTGATCGGCATCGATCCCGGTGCCGGCGTGATGAAGAGTTCCGAGGCGGCCATCAAGGCCTACGGCCTCAAGGTCAAGCTGCTCGACGGCAGCGACGCCACGATGACCAGCGCGCTGAAGGATGCGGTACGGCAGAAGAAGGACGTGGTCGTCACGGCCTGGACGCCGCACTGGATGTTCGCGCGCTACGACCTGAAATACTTGGCCGACCCCAAGAAGAGCTTCGGTGAGGCCGAGAGCGTGAATACGCTGGCCCGCAAGGGGCTCAAGGACGACCTGCCCGAGGTCTACGCGATCCTCCAGAAGTTCAAGCTCACCATCAAGGACGAAGAAGCCGTGATGGCGGAGAACGAGGAAAAGGGCGCCAAGCCCGAGGCGACCGCCGCGAAGTGGATCGCGCAGAATCGCGCGACGGTCGATGGCTGGCTGAAGTGA
- the proV gene encoding glycine/betaine/proline transporter, ATP-binding component of ABC transporter (Evidence 2b : Function from indirect experimental evidences (e.g. phenotypes); Product type t : transporter), whose protein sequence is MGRINLEGISKIFGSNPSKALDLIGQGKRKGDIAAACGAVVGLRDISFDIEEGEILVLMGLSGSGKSTLLRCMNRLVEPSCGRIVVDGVDVTRLGRKDLLAFRQKTFGMVFQHFALLPNRTILGNVGFGLEIKRVPAKERIERSMQAIELVGLKGWETKYPNELSGGMQQRAGLARALAADADILLMDEAFSALDPLIRRDMQAELRDLQRKLKKTIVFVSHDLDEAIALGGRIVLMKDGEVVQIGQPEDIVARPATDYVERFVEHIDLAAVLRAEQVADRSAPVLAPTQTVAEARTALGGAGNRTSGRAWLVADGDGRLVGRIFAERLASARPAETLSSLLDLGQSVVEADSRLDTILATVAAEESVAVVGRNGRLIGSITSRDVVQALAARPGTHAQPHAGAPILSKPSGAPTWSGTSPNSPSTRSVTTASTGSPSMAVG, encoded by the coding sequence ATGGGCCGGATCAATCTTGAAGGTATCAGCAAGATATTCGGCTCGAACCCCTCCAAGGCGCTCGATCTGATCGGCCAGGGGAAGCGCAAGGGCGACATCGCCGCCGCCTGCGGTGCGGTCGTCGGATTGCGCGACATCTCGTTCGACATCGAAGAGGGCGAAATCCTCGTCCTGATGGGCCTGTCCGGCTCCGGGAAGTCGACGCTCCTGCGCTGCATGAACCGTCTGGTCGAGCCGTCCTGCGGCCGGATCGTCGTGGACGGGGTGGACGTGACCCGGCTCGGCCGCAAGGACCTGCTCGCCTTCCGTCAGAAGACCTTCGGCATGGTCTTCCAGCACTTCGCGCTGCTGCCCAACCGGACCATCCTCGGGAATGTCGGGTTCGGCCTCGAGATCAAGCGGGTCCCGGCCAAGGAGCGGATCGAGCGGTCGATGCAGGCCATCGAACTCGTCGGCCTCAAGGGCTGGGAGACGAAGTATCCCAATGAATTGTCGGGCGGCATGCAGCAGCGGGCGGGCCTCGCGCGGGCGCTCGCCGCCGATGCCGACATCCTACTGATGGACGAGGCCTTCAGCGCCCTCGACCCGCTGATCCGCCGCGACATGCAGGCGGAGCTGCGCGACCTCCAACGCAAGCTCAAGAAGACCATCGTCTTCGTCTCGCACGATCTCGACGAGGCCATCGCACTCGGCGGCCGCATCGTCCTGATGAAGGACGGCGAGGTGGTGCAGATCGGGCAGCCCGAGGACATCGTGGCCCGTCCCGCGACCGACTATGTCGAGCGCTTCGTCGAGCATATCGATCTCGCCGCCGTGCTGCGGGCGGAGCAGGTCGCGGATCGCTCCGCCCCCGTGCTCGCCCCCACGCAGACGGTGGCCGAGGCGCGGACTGCGCTCGGCGGGGCAGGTAACCGCACGAGCGGCCGGGCGTGGCTCGTCGCCGACGGGGACGGACGGCTGGTCGGCCGCATCTTCGCCGAGAGGCTCGCCTCCGCCCGGCCGGCCGAGACCCTCTCCAGCCTGCTCGATCTCGGACAATCCGTCGTCGAGGCGGACAGCCGGCTGGACACCATCCTCGCGACGGTCGCCGCCGAGGAATCCGTTGCGGTCGTGGGCCGGAACGGACGCCTGATCGGCTCCATCACCAGCCGCGACGTCGTGCAGGCACTCGCCGCGCGGCCCGGCACGCACGCGCAGCCGCATGCCGGTGCCCCGATCCTCTCAAAGCCGTCAGGAGCCCCGACATGGAGTGGAACGTCCCCAAATTCCCCCTCGACACGCTCAGTGACAACGGCCTCGACTGGCTCACCGAGCATGGCAGTTGGCTGA
- a CDS encoding protein of unknown function (Evidence 5 : Unknown function), with amino-acid sequence MGGVVFGSRSADATGTGVRRSAGRRHRPACRAVPAETRIGRPGTTGLLHKARTYLATLLNTLAQKHGTDQHRSGAEALKFRNVGRCQ; translated from the coding sequence GTGGGCGGAGTGGTGTTCGGCTCCCGATCCGCGGACGCAACCGGCACGGGCGTTCGGCGGAGTGCCGGACGGCGGCACCGACCCGCATGCCGCGCGGTACCGGCGGAGACGCGCATCGGCCGGCCGGGAACCACGGGCCTTCTGCACAAGGCCCGCACATATCTTGCAACTTTATTGAACACGCTTGCTCAGAAACACGGCACGGACCAACATAGATCCGGTGCTGAGGCGTTAAAATTCCGGAACGTCGGTCGCTGCCAATAA
- a CDS encoding ABC transporter, periplasmic protein (Evidence 2b : Function from indirect experimental evidences (e.g. phenotypes); Product type t : transporter), which yields MRIPTLITGGLTRLRRSLSALTLAAGLLAAPMAQAAEPLRIGYSDWPGWVAWQVAIEKGWLKEAGIDAKFEWFDYSASMDAFSAGKLDAVTCTNGDALVMSGNGARNVMILLTDYSNGNDIIVGKPGVKSLADLKGKKVGLEVGLVEHLLLIDGLQKAGIKESDVTLVNAKTNETPQILASGDVAAIGAWQPIAGQAMRGAAGARPLYSSADRPGLIYDVVTVTPASLAARRADWIKLVGLWDRVVGYITDPKTQGDAVAIMAAKVGVEPAVFTRFLKGTKLLTLAEGRAVMKDADGFGSLYGSSRHADAFNVKFEVYKTPQDVKAAIDPALTDGK from the coding sequence ATGCGCATCCCGACCCTGATCACCGGCGGCCTCACGCGCCTCCGCCGAAGCCTGTCCGCGCTGACCCTCGCTGCCGGCCTCCTCGCCGCGCCGATGGCGCAGGCCGCCGAGCCGCTGCGCATCGGCTACAGCGACTGGCCGGGCTGGGTGGCGTGGCAGGTCGCCATCGAGAAGGGCTGGCTCAAGGAGGCCGGCATCGACGCCAAGTTCGAGTGGTTCGACTACTCCGCCTCGATGGATGCGTTCTCGGCAGGCAAGCTCGACGCGGTGACCTGCACCAATGGCGACGCCCTCGTCATGAGCGGCAACGGCGCCCGGAACGTCATGATCCTGCTCACCGACTACTCGAACGGCAACGACATCATCGTCGGCAAGCCGGGGGTGAAGTCGCTGGCCGACCTCAAGGGCAAGAAGGTCGGGCTCGAAGTCGGCCTCGTCGAGCACCTGCTCCTGATCGACGGCCTGCAGAAGGCCGGGATCAAGGAGAGCGACGTGACGCTGGTCAACGCCAAGACCAACGAGACGCCGCAGATCCTCGCCTCCGGCGACGTCGCGGCCATCGGCGCGTGGCAGCCGATCGCCGGCCAGGCGATGCGCGGCGCGGCGGGTGCCCGTCCGCTCTACAGCTCCGCCGACCGGCCGGGCCTGATCTACGACGTGGTCACGGTGACGCCCGCGAGCCTCGCCGCGCGCCGTGCCGACTGGATCAAGCTCGTCGGCCTGTGGGACCGGGTCGTCGGCTACATCACGGACCCGAAGACGCAAGGCGACGCGGTCGCCATCATGGCGGCCAAGGTCGGGGTGGAGCCCGCCGTCTTCACCCGCTTCCTCAAGGGCACCAAGCTGCTGACGCTGGCCGAGGGCCGCGCGGTGATGAAGGATGCCGACGGGTTCGGCTCGCTCTACGGTTCGAGCCGGCACGCCGATGCCTTCAACGTCAAGTTCGAGGTCTACAAGACCCCGCAGGACGTAAAGGCCGCCATCGACCCCGCCCTCACCGACGGCAAGTGA
- a CDS encoding ABC transporter, permease (Evidence 2b : Function from indirect experimental evidences (e.g. phenotypes); Product type t : transporter): MRAPLPQPPPERDAVPAVAVAVAPLPPVADAAPVAGRVRLSWVGAPRPLTRRRRVALTLLSFLLPLGLWAAVSYLPFLWHPLVEVTNPGDVAWMEPGMRVPRAAFSEEVAAAQGAGTAVPEGRPANPVYLPAPHEVAVAFWTSLTAPPPQRDTIWLPASLWHSIQIIFWGFTISSLVGVPLGILCGAQPTIARLTEPVIEFVRYLPAPAFGALMVAILGIYDGPKIAIIVIGTFFQQVLVIANTTRRVDPLLIEAALTMGSRNLRLIRRVIVPAVLPQIYRDQRILLGWAWTYLIVAELIGTSSGITFFITQQARYQHFDNVYAAILVIGLVGIATDIALALLGRRLFPYARAEA, translated from the coding sequence ATGCGCGCGCCGCTGCCTCAGCCCCCTCCCGAGAGGGACGCCGTTCCGGCGGTCGCGGTCGCGGTCGCCCCGCTCCCGCCGGTGGCGGACGCCGCCCCGGTCGCCGGGCGGGTGCGGCTCTCCTGGGTCGGCGCGCCGCGCCCGCTGACCCGGCGTCGGCGCGTGGCGCTCACCCTGCTCTCCTTCCTGCTGCCGCTCGGGCTGTGGGCGGCGGTCTCCTACCTGCCCTTCCTCTGGCACCCGCTGGTCGAGGTCACGAATCCCGGCGACGTCGCCTGGATGGAGCCCGGCATGCGGGTGCCGCGGGCGGCGTTTTCCGAGGAGGTCGCGGCGGCCCAGGGCGCGGGGACGGCTGTGCCCGAGGGACGCCCGGCCAACCCGGTCTACCTGCCCGCGCCGCACGAGGTCGCGGTGGCCTTCTGGACCTCGCTCACGGCGCCGCCACCGCAGCGCGACACGATCTGGCTGCCCGCGAGCCTCTGGCACTCGATCCAGATCATTTTTTGGGGCTTCACGATCTCGTCGCTCGTCGGCGTGCCGCTCGGCATCCTGTGCGGGGCGCAACCGACGATCGCCCGGCTGACCGAGCCCGTGATCGAGTTCGTGCGCTACCTGCCCGCCCCCGCCTTCGGCGCGCTGATGGTCGCGATCCTGGGGATCTACGACGGGCCGAAGATCGCCATCATCGTCATCGGCACCTTCTTCCAGCAGGTGCTCGTCATCGCCAACACCACGCGAAGGGTCGATCCGCTGCTGATCGAGGCCGCACTCACCATGGGTTCGCGCAACCTGCGCCTGATCCGGCGGGTGATCGTGCCGGCGGTGCTGCCGCAGATCTACCGCGACCAGCGCATCCTGCTCGGCTGGGCCTGGACCTACCTCATCGTCGCCGAGCTGATCGGCACCTCGTCCGGCATCACCTTCTTCATCACGCAGCAGGCCCGCTACCAGCATTTCGACAACGTCTACGCCGCGATCCTGGTGATCGGCCTCGTCGGCATCGCTACCGACATCGCCCTGGCCCTGCTCGGCCGCCGCCTGTTCCCCTATGCGAGGGCCGAGGCATGA
- a CDS encoding ABC transporter, ATPase (Evidence 2b : Function from indirect experimental evidences (e.g. phenotypes); Product type t : transporter), producing MRDGMSASAPIPLTAEPCDYRTQCEPVRARFDRLKARDVALRVEGLGKVFRNADGAETVALRGIDLVTHRREFLCVVGPSGCGKSTFVRILAGLETKSSGSVSVGGVPVSGPGADRGMVFQGYTLFPWLTVKRNVAFGLEENGESRHVAEREALQWLALIGLERFADAYPHQLSGGMKQRVAIARALAMRPRILLMDEPFSALDTQSRARMQAYLIEIWRKIDITIVFITHDLDEAIYLADRILVLKAHPGEVEELIEVPVPRPRHPSQSLTPEFRATRARLDALIHPGEAEADGPADLGGLDMVTRMASVGDEVE from the coding sequence ATGAGAGACGGCATGAGCGCGTCCGCTCCCATCCCGCTGACGGCCGAGCCGTGTGATTACCGCACCCAGTGCGAGCCCGTCCGCGCCCGCTTCGACCGGCTGAAGGCCCGCGACGTCGCCCTGCGGGTCGAGGGCCTCGGCAAGGTGTTTCGCAACGCGGACGGCGCCGAGACCGTGGCGCTCCGTGGCATCGATCTCGTCACCCACCGCCGCGAGTTCCTCTGCGTCGTCGGACCCTCGGGCTGCGGCAAGTCCACCTTCGTGCGCATCCTGGCCGGGCTCGAGACCAAGAGTTCGGGCAGCGTCAGCGTCGGCGGCGTGCCGGTCTCCGGCCCCGGCGCCGACCGGGGCATGGTGTTCCAGGGTTACACCCTGTTTCCCTGGCTCACGGTCAAGCGCAACGTCGCCTTCGGCCTGGAGGAGAACGGCGAATCCCGGCATGTGGCCGAGCGCGAGGCGCTGCAATGGCTGGCGCTCATCGGGCTGGAGCGCTTCGCCGACGCCTATCCGCACCAGCTCTCCGGCGGCATGAAGCAGCGCGTGGCCATCGCCCGCGCGCTCGCCATGCGCCCGCGTATCCTCTTGATGGACGAGCCGTTCTCGGCGCTCGACACCCAGTCGCGGGCCAGGATGCAGGCCTACCTGATCGAGATCTGGCGCAAGATCGACATCACCATCGTCTTCATCACCCACGACCTCGACGAGGCTATTTACCTCGCCGACCGCATCCTCGTCCTGAAGGCCCATCCCGGCGAGGTCGAGGAGCTGATCGAGGTGCCGGTGCCGCGGCCGCGCCATCCGAGCCAGAGCCTGACGCCGGAATTCCGCGCCACCCGCGCCCGGCTCGATGCGCTGATCCACCCCGGCGAGGCGGAGGCCGACGGCCCGGCCGATCTCGGTGGCCTCGACATGGTGACCCGGATGGCGAGCGTGGGGGACGAGGTCGAATGA